One window of the Planctomycetia bacterium genome contains the following:
- a CDS encoding FAD-dependent monooxygenase has protein sequence MAMRSKHIILVGAGLVGSLLAVFLARRGFTVTVYERRPDLRKSRISAGRSINLALANRGMAALERAGILKDLRPLLIPMAGRMIHDEQGQTSFLSYGHRPEEVIYSVSRGGLNQKLLELAEAEGSTIHFEQNCLGVDFANKKLKMLNETNRKEAWLDFEVVLGTDGSASHVRDAILRATGGKCVEEPLGHGYKELTIEAGADGSFRMDERSLHIWPRGEFMLIALPNPDASFTLTLFLPQTGAESFATLQDKQSVHDFFRKYFPDARDMMPDLTEQFFTNPLGNLATIWCDTWHYRGNALLLGDAAHAIVPFHGQGMNCGFEDVVAFDQLLNDEDMPCETLFERFFAERKPNADAIATMALENYVEMRSTVRDPRFALKKVLSFALEDRFGPRFIPRYSMVMFHTMPYAQAQQRGIIQEDILNQLTAGISSLEQVDFSQASRLIEQKL, from the coding sequence ATGGCTATGAGATCGAAACACATTATACTGGTGGGTGCTGGCCTGGTGGGAAGCCTGCTGGCGGTGTTCTTGGCACGGCGAGGCTTCACCGTAACCGTTTATGAACGTCGGCCTGATCTGCGGAAGTCACGCATTTCAGCTGGGCGGTCCATCAACCTGGCTCTGGCCAATCGTGGCATGGCAGCTCTGGAGCGTGCTGGCATCCTGAAAGACCTGCGCCCCCTGCTTATCCCCATGGCGGGCCGAATGATTCATGATGAACAGGGGCAGACCTCGTTTCTGTCGTACGGGCATCGCCCCGAAGAAGTGATTTATTCCGTCTCGCGTGGAGGCCTGAACCAGAAATTGCTCGAACTGGCGGAAGCGGAAGGATCGACCATTCATTTTGAGCAAAATTGCCTGGGTGTTGATTTTGCCAATAAGAAACTCAAGATGCTGAACGAAACAAATCGAAAAGAGGCTTGGCTGGATTTCGAAGTGGTGCTGGGCACCGATGGCTCTGCGTCGCATGTGCGGGATGCCATACTCCGTGCAACAGGTGGTAAGTGTGTTGAAGAGCCGTTGGGGCATGGCTACAAGGAATTGACGATTGAAGCCGGGGCGGATGGCAGCTTTCGCATGGATGAGCGTTCGTTACACATCTGGCCACGCGGTGAATTCATGCTGATAGCCCTGCCCAACCCGGATGCATCATTTACTTTGACTTTGTTTCTTCCACAAACCGGTGCGGAGAGCTTTGCTACTCTGCAGGATAAGCAGTCAGTACATGATTTTTTCAGGAAGTATTTCCCCGATGCACGAGACATGATGCCTGATCTGACAGAACAGTTCTTCACCAACCCGCTGGGAAATCTGGCAACCATCTGGTGCGATACCTGGCATTATCGAGGCAATGCCTTGCTGCTGGGTGATGCTGCCCATGCTATTGTTCCTTTTCACGGCCAGGGTATGAATTGTGGTTTTGAAGATGTGGTCGCATTTGATCAATTATTGAACGATGAAGACATGCCTTGCGAAACTCTCTTTGAACGGTTCTTTGCGGAGCGAAAGCCGAACGCTGATGCCATTGCAACGATGGCTCTCGAGAATTATGTTGAAATGCGGTCAACGGTGCGTGATCCGCGGTTCGCCTTGAAGAAAGTATTGTCTTTTGCTCTGGAAGATCGCTTCGGTCCTCGCTTCATCCCACGCTACTCAATGGTCATGTTCCATACCATGCCGTATGCCCAGGCGCAACAGCGAGGTATCATTCAGGAAGACATTCTCAATCAATTGACGGCGGGCATCAGCAGCCTGGAACAAGTCGATTTCAGCCAGGCTAGTAGGTTGATTGAGCAGAAACTATAA
- the leuD gene encoding 3-isopropylmalate dehydratase small subunit — MARFTTLTSRLIPLVRNDIDTDQIIPARFLKVTDKNGLGENLFADWRYDAAGKPKPDFVLNQSAHQEQTILLAGDNFGCGSSREHAPWALRAWGIQAVIAQGFADIFKSNALKNGVLPVVCDDASFYSKLVQLAQSHPDTKVTIDLAAQTIRLPDGTSSTFQVDSFSKTCLLNDLDELGYILKFKQQIEAYEVSRT; from the coding sequence ATGGCTCGCTTTACCACACTGACATCACGCCTGATTCCCCTGGTGCGAAATGATATCGATACCGACCAGATCATTCCTGCCCGGTTTCTCAAAGTAACCGATAAGAACGGCCTCGGCGAAAACCTGTTTGCTGACTGGCGTTATGATGCGGCTGGCAAACCCAAGCCTGATTTTGTCCTCAATCAGTCTGCTCACCAGGAACAGACCATCCTGCTTGCTGGCGACAATTTCGGATGTGGTTCTTCGCGTGAACATGCTCCCTGGGCATTGCGAGCCTGGGGTATCCAGGCTGTGATCGCTCAAGGGTTTGCCGATATCTTTAAATCCAACGCCCTTAAAAATGGCGTTCTGCCTGTCGTCTGCGACGATGCATCATTTTATTCCAAACTAGTGCAACTCGCTCAAAGCCATCCAGATACCAAGGTAACCATAGACCTGGCAGCACAAACGATCCGATTACCTGACGGAACCAGCAGCACTTTCCAGGTGGATAGTTTCTCCAAAACCTGCCTACTGAATGATCTGGATGAACTGGGCTACATACTGAAGTTCAAACAGCAGATTGAAGCATACGAAGTATCTCGAACCTGA
- a CDS encoding 2-isopropylmalate synthase, protein MSNDYVRIFDTTLRDGEQSPGATLTSAEKLEIAGALARLGVDVMEAGFPAASPDDLEAVRTIAKTVGNESINGNEPPIICGLARTAFSDIDKAWEAVQHAKRPRIHTFLATSEIHMKHKLKMEPRQVMDKVLEMVGYAHSLCADVEFSPEDAGRSDPAFLYEVLALAIRAGATTLNIPDTVGYTIPEEYGQLIAGIIKNTKGIDNCIVSVHCHNDLGLATANSLAGIRAGARQAEVTINGIGERAGNTALEEVVMALNTRKPVYNLRTGIDTTQIAHVSKMVSGYTGIVVQPNKAIVGANAFAHEAGIHQDGMLKNATTYEIMRPESVGVTKTNLVLGKHSGRHAFKARMEELGHVLADQDLDCIFARFKTLADKKKQIHDADLISLMKEPIGATNGTNKPVRVTVSVG, encoded by the coding sequence ATGAGTAACGATTACGTTCGCATATTCGACACCACGCTTCGCGATGGTGAACAGTCCCCCGGTGCAACTTTAACCTCCGCAGAAAAACTGGAAATCGCCGGCGCTCTGGCTCGCCTGGGTGTAGACGTGATGGAAGCAGGTTTCCCCGCTGCTTCGCCTGACGACCTGGAAGCCGTTCGAACGATCGCCAAAACCGTTGGCAACGAGTCCATTAATGGCAACGAACCTCCCATCATTTGTGGATTAGCCCGTACAGCATTCAGCGATATCGACAAAGCCTGGGAAGCTGTGCAACATGCAAAAAGGCCCCGCATCCATACTTTCCTGGCTACTTCCGAAATCCACATGAAGCACAAGCTGAAGATGGAACCCAGGCAGGTTATGGACAAAGTGCTCGAAATGGTTGGCTATGCTCATTCACTCTGTGCTGATGTAGAATTTTCGCCGGAAGATGCAGGCCGCAGCGACCCTGCATTTCTGTATGAGGTGCTGGCCTTGGCCATTCGTGCCGGTGCAACCACGCTCAATATTCCTGATACGGTGGGCTACACCATTCCTGAAGAATATGGCCAACTGATTGCAGGCATCATCAAGAATACCAAGGGTATTGATAACTGCATCGTCTCGGTTCATTGCCATAATGATCTGGGCCTGGCAACGGCCAACAGTCTGGCTGGCATTCGTGCCGGAGCTCGGCAGGCGGAAGTCACCATCAATGGCATCGGCGAACGGGCAGGCAACACTGCTCTCGAAGAAGTGGTGATGGCTTTAAATACCCGCAAGCCTGTTTATAACCTGCGAACGGGGATAGATACCACGCAGATTGCACATGTGAGCAAAATGGTTTCTGGTTACACCGGCATCGTGGTTCAACCCAACAAGGCCATTGTTGGTGCCAATGCATTTGCACATGAAGCGGGCATTCATCAGGATGGCATGCTGAAAAATGCCACCACCTACGAAATCATGCGACCTGAATCAGTAGGTGTCACCAAGACCAATCTGGTGCTAGGCAAGCATTCAGGCCGACATGCTTTCAAAGCCCGCATGGAAGAACTCGGGCACGTACTGGCTGATCAGGATCTCGACTGCATCTTTGCACGCTTCAAAACTCTGGCAGACAAGAAGAAGCAGATTCACGATGCAGACCTTATCTCGCTGATGAAAGAACCCATTGGCGCCACCAATGGGACCAACAAACCTGTTCGCGTTACCGTGAGTGTTGGCTAA
- the leuC gene encoding 3-isopropylmalate dehydratase large subunit, which yields MSKQPRTIIDKIWDNHVVHQESGAPAVLYIDLHLVHEVTSPQAFDGLRKRGLKVHRTDRTVATLDHSIPTQGRGLEMADDMAAQQCRKLEQNCKEFGVTLHGLGSPHRGIVHVIGPELGLTQPGMTIVCGDSHTATHGAFGALAFGIGTSEVEHVLASQCLLQRKPKSFEVKVDGTLKPGVSPKDIILALLAKIGVRGGTAHVFEYTGSAIRALSMEGRMTVCNMSIEGGARAGLVAPDDVTFQYLHGKEHCPKGSDWDKAVAKWKALASDEGAAFDKTISIDASQLEPMITYGTNPGMGMPISSAIPDPASISDSTERAALEKAMQYMALPAGKPLLGHKIDVVFIGSCTNSRISDLREAARVFQGRKIASHVRTLVVPGSQEIKKQAEQEGLADIFKQAGAEWRESGCSMCIAMNGDQISPGQYAVSTSNRNFEGRQGPGGRTFLASPLTAAAAAVTGVVTDVRKLIN from the coding sequence ATGTCGAAACAGCCACGAACGATCATTGACAAAATCTGGGATAACCACGTGGTGCATCAGGAATCTGGTGCTCCTGCAGTGCTTTACATTGATCTGCACCTGGTCCACGAAGTCACTTCGCCCCAGGCATTTGATGGACTGCGCAAACGTGGCCTCAAAGTACACCGTACGGATCGCACAGTTGCAACTCTCGATCACAGCATTCCAACGCAAGGTCGCGGACTGGAAATGGCCGATGACATGGCTGCCCAGCAATGCCGCAAGCTGGAACAGAACTGTAAGGAATTTGGAGTTACGCTTCATGGCCTGGGCAGCCCGCATCGGGGAATTGTCCACGTCATCGGCCCTGAACTGGGACTCACTCAGCCTGGCATGACTATTGTTTGTGGCGACAGCCACACTGCAACGCACGGTGCTTTCGGAGCACTCGCCTTTGGCATCGGCACCAGCGAAGTGGAACACGTGCTCGCATCGCAGTGTCTACTGCAGCGGAAGCCGAAATCATTTGAAGTGAAAGTGGATGGAACGCTGAAACCAGGCGTTTCACCCAAGGACATCATTCTGGCTTTGCTCGCCAAGATAGGTGTGCGTGGTGGCACTGCTCACGTCTTTGAATATACAGGCTCTGCCATCAGAGCCTTGTCGATGGAAGGCAGAATGACTGTCTGCAATATGTCCATCGAAGGCGGCGCCAGGGCAGGGCTGGTAGCTCCCGATGATGTCACGTTCCAGTATCTGCATGGCAAGGAACACTGCCCCAAGGGTTCGGACTGGGACAAAGCGGTGGCGAAGTGGAAGGCACTGGCCAGTGATGAAGGTGCAGCTTTCGACAAAACTATTTCCATTGATGCCAGCCAATTGGAGCCAATGATTACCTATGGCACCAATCCAGGAATGGGAATGCCTATTTCGAGTGCAATTCCCGATCCTGCCAGCATCAGCGACAGCACCGAGCGGGCAGCGCTGGAGAAAGCCATGCAATACATGGCCTTGCCTGCAGGCAAGCCACTGCTCGGCCACAAGATTGACGTTGTCTTCATTGGCAGTTGCACCAATTCCCGCATCAGCGATTTGCGAGAGGCAGCCCGTGTTTTCCAGGGTAGAAAAATTGCTTCGCATGTGCGCACGCTGGTAGTGCCTGGCTCGCAGGAGATTAAGAAGCAGGCGGAACAGGAAGGCTTGGCTGATATCTTCAAGCAGGCCGGTGCCGAGTGGCGTGAAAGCGGCTGCTCCATGTGCATTGCCATGAATGGCGACCAGATCAGCCCCGGACAGTATGCTGTGAGTACGAGTAACCGCAATTTCGAAGGCAGACAGGGTCCTGGCGGACGTACGTTTCTGGCCAGTCCTCTGACCGCAGCCGCTGCTGCAGTGACGGGGGTGGTGACGGATGTTCGGAAACTGATCAACTGA
- a CDS encoding cyclase family protein → MTINGQSLQADFSKGICVGIPVDFNGLQPSHFAAKRASTVPMRSGSFIGDTKLGGSCNVPVITINPHCNGTHTESIGHIVDNQFSVHQALPGGLKLATLISVEPASVTAIDKHNRPALVNGDKVITKMMLHQALQHISAVRFTALLIRTLPNDESKLGARYGETTLPPFFTIEAIDYLNQLGVKHLLVDMPSVDRMQDEGLLTVHHRFWNVAEGTHSLQAGSYIDKTITEMIYVPDEVRDGNYLLDLQIPAFSTDVAPSRPWLFPVEFV, encoded by the coding sequence ATGACAATCAATGGTCAATCGCTGCAAGCTGATTTCAGTAAGGGAATTTGTGTAGGCATTCCAGTTGATTTTAATGGTTTGCAACCCAGCCACTTTGCGGCAAAACGCGCCAGCACTGTACCGATGAGGTCAGGTAGTTTCATTGGCGACACCAAACTGGGTGGTTCGTGCAATGTGCCTGTCATAACTATCAATCCACATTGCAACGGCACACATACCGAAAGCATTGGCCACATTGTTGATAATCAGTTTTCAGTGCATCAGGCACTACCTGGCGGATTGAAACTGGCGACGCTGATTTCTGTTGAACCAGCATCGGTAACTGCTATCGATAAGCATAACCGTCCTGCTCTCGTAAATGGAGATAAAGTAATTACCAAAATGATGCTGCATCAAGCATTGCAGCATATTTCAGCAGTTCGCTTTACTGCATTGTTGATTCGCACTTTACCAAACGATGAATCAAAACTAGGTGCAAGGTATGGTGAAACAACCTTACCGCCATTTTTCACAATCGAGGCGATTGATTACCTGAATCAACTCGGCGTCAAGCATCTCCTCGTTGACATGCCATCGGTTGATCGAATGCAGGATGAGGGTTTGCTGACAGTGCACCACCGGTTCTGGAACGTCGCAGAAGGCACGCATTCGCTTCAAGCCGGATCATACATAGATAAAACAATTACAGAAATGATTTATGTTCCAGATGAAGTACGGGATGGAAACTATTTGCTCGATTTGCAGATTCCAGCATTCAGCACCGATGTGGCGCCATCCAGACCCTGGCTGTTTCCCGTGGAGTTCGTGTAA
- a CDS encoding RidA family protein, which translates to MAFTEGIHSSKAPEPVGLYPHARQVGNLLFLSGVGPRQRGSKAIPGVTLNERGEIIAYDIAEQCRSVFANVRAILEEAGSSWENLVDVTVYLTNMKADFATYNKLWAEYFKDVQPCRTTLEINCLPTPIAIELKCIATIS; encoded by the coding sequence ATGGCGTTCACTGAAGGCATCCATTCTTCAAAAGCTCCTGAACCTGTTGGGTTGTATCCACATGCCCGACAAGTGGGGAACCTCTTGTTTCTCTCTGGTGTGGGGCCACGTCAGCGAGGGAGCAAGGCCATTCCCGGCGTAACACTCAATGAGAGGGGGGAGATCATTGCTTACGACATCGCTGAACAGTGTCGATCAGTTTTTGCCAATGTTCGTGCGATTCTCGAAGAGGCTGGTAGCAGTTGGGAGAATCTGGTGGATGTCACCGTCTATCTCACCAACATGAAAGCTGACTTTGCCACATACAATAAGTTGTGGGCAGAGTACTTCAAAGATGTTCAGCCTTGCCGAACGACGCTGGAAATTAATTGCCTGCCAACGCCGATAGCCATTGAATTGAAGTGCATAGCGACCATTTCCTGA
- a CDS encoding amidohydrolase translates to MWPDLQQQYGYGGFVQLESCGCDRARMTIDGKFFREIESNCWDPVRRMQEYDQHDCQVQVLSTVPVMFSYWAKPEHGYDLSRLLNDHIADVVRTYPKRFVGLGTVPMQDATLAVRELRRCVKDLQFPGIQIGSNVNGVNLDDASLYPVFEAAEQMGACLFVHPWEMLGKDRMSKYWMPWLVGMPSETTLAICSVIFSGLLEKLPRLRIAFAHGGGAFPATIGRIAHGFEARPDLCAIDNRVNPREYLSRIYYDSLVHDAEYLKYFVATVGADRIALGTDYPFPLGETVPGHLIETSGFDRNTQERLLHGTALEWLNLKREHFA, encoded by the coding sequence ATGTGGCCTGACCTGCAACAGCAATATGGCTACGGTGGGTTTGTGCAACTTGAAAGCTGTGGCTGTGATCGTGCCAGAATGACGATCGATGGCAAGTTCTTTCGTGAAATTGAAAGCAACTGCTGGGATCCAGTCCGGCGAATGCAGGAATATGACCAGCATGATTGTCAGGTGCAGGTATTGTCAACGGTGCCGGTAATGTTCAGTTACTGGGCCAAGCCGGAACATGGCTACGATTTGTCGCGATTGCTTAACGACCATATTGCTGATGTGGTGAGGACATACCCCAAGCGATTCGTGGGGCTGGGTACTGTTCCGATGCAGGATGCAACGCTGGCAGTGCGGGAACTGCGACGATGTGTAAAAGATCTGCAGTTTCCAGGCATTCAGATTGGGTCCAATGTGAATGGTGTCAACCTTGATGATGCATCCCTGTATCCGGTGTTTGAAGCAGCGGAGCAGATGGGGGCTTGTCTGTTTGTGCATCCATGGGAAATGCTCGGCAAGGATCGCATGTCCAAGTACTGGATGCCCTGGCTGGTAGGCATGCCTTCGGAAACAACGCTCGCGATCTGCTCGGTGATATTTTCCGGACTGCTCGAAAAACTGCCTCGGCTACGTATTGCATTTGCACATGGTGGTGGTGCATTTCCAGCAACCATTGGCCGCATTGCTCATGGCTTCGAAGCCCGGCCCGACTTGTGTGCCATCGATAACCGTGTGAATCCGCGAGAGTACTTGTCGCGAATCTATTACGATTCGCTGGTGCATGATGCGGAATACCTCAAATACTTTGTGGCAACGGTCGGTGCGGATCGCATTGCACTTGGAACGGATTATCCGTTTCCTCTGGGGGAAACTGTACCTGGTCATTTGATTGAAACCAGTGGATTTGATCGGAACACCCAGGAGAGGCTTCTGCATGGCACAGCACTCGAATGGCTAAATCTGAAACGGGAGCATTTTGCTTGA
- a CDS encoding 3-hydroxyanthranilate 3,4-dioxygenase, with amino-acid sequence MLNQGINFQKWIEENRHLLKPPVCNKKVFATDDFIVMVVGGPNARKDFHFQEGPEFFHQLEGEMVLHTIQDGKRVDIPLKAGEIFNLPGRTPHSPERMANSVGLVIERKRQPGELDGLQWYCEGCDNKLYEEFFPLKNIEKDFPPIFERYYGSESNRTCKNCGKIMEPPVKK; translated from the coding sequence ATGTTGAACCAGGGTATCAACTTCCAGAAGTGGATCGAAGAGAACCGCCATTTGCTCAAGCCGCCGGTCTGTAACAAGAAAGTTTTTGCAACGGATGACTTTATCGTCATGGTGGTGGGTGGCCCTAACGCGCGGAAGGATTTTCATTTCCAGGAAGGGCCTGAGTTCTTTCATCAGTTGGAAGGTGAAATGGTGCTGCACACGATTCAGGATGGCAAACGCGTCGATATTCCGCTCAAAGCTGGTGAGATTTTCAACCTGCCTGGCCGTACGCCACACTCGCCGGAGCGCATGGCCAACTCTGTTGGTCTGGTCATTGAACGCAAACGCCAGCCTGGTGAACTTGACGGACTGCAATGGTACTGTGAAGGCTGCGACAACAAATTGTACGAAGAATTTTTCCCGCTAAAGAATATAGAGAAGGATTTTCCACCGATCTTTGAACGGTATTATGGCTCGGAGTCCAACCGGACATGTAAGAATTGTGGCAAGATTATGGAACCACCTGTAAAGAAGTAA
- the kynU gene encoding kynureninase, whose amino-acid sequence MFDRTPDYAQAMDRDDPLARFRDEFHISVGHNGQQEIYFCGNSLGLQPKRTGAYVSDFLNDWATRGVRGHFEGNHPWMPYHEFLTTGLASLAGALPHEVVAMNSLTVNLHLMMVSFYRPTVQRFKILIEEHAFPSDSYAVVSHLQHHGLDPAEALVKVAQRPGSELIDEADLMQIIEQHGKQLSLILLPGVQYYTGQVLPMAEITRIGHNVGAIVGFDMAHAMGNIPLFLHEWDVDFAVWCSYKYLNSGAGSVAGCFIHERHVRNTSLHRFAGWWGHDKSTRFQMGSEFHAMPTAEGWQLSNPPILSLAAMRASLDLFREAGGLSALRKKSELLTGYLEYLLKLECGDRVQIITPHDANHRGCQLSLSIRSGQYSGKEVHQRLEQAGVACDWREPNVMRVAPVPLYNTFTEVYRFVHLLKTWL is encoded by the coding sequence ATGTTTGATCGAACTCCAGACTATGCACAGGCAATGGATCGTGATGATCCACTTGCACGGTTTCGCGATGAGTTTCATATTTCGGTTGGACACAACGGTCAGCAAGAAATCTATTTCTGTGGGAACTCACTGGGTCTGCAGCCGAAACGTACCGGAGCCTACGTCAGTGATTTTCTCAATGATTGGGCAACACGAGGAGTGCGAGGGCATTTTGAGGGCAATCATCCCTGGATGCCTTACCATGAATTTCTGACAACGGGACTTGCATCACTGGCAGGTGCCCTGCCTCATGAAGTGGTTGCCATGAATTCCCTGACGGTCAACCTGCATCTGATGATGGTGAGTTTCTATCGGCCGACCGTACAAAGGTTCAAAATTCTTATTGAAGAGCATGCCTTCCCATCAGATAGCTATGCAGTAGTTTCCCACTTGCAACACCATGGTTTGGACCCTGCAGAAGCACTGGTAAAGGTAGCACAAAGACCAGGTTCAGAATTGATTGATGAAGCAGATTTGATGCAGATTATCGAGCAGCATGGGAAACAATTGAGTTTGATTCTGCTGCCTGGGGTACAGTACTACACCGGGCAGGTGTTACCCATGGCTGAAATCACCCGTATTGGGCATAATGTGGGTGCAATAGTTGGTTTTGATATGGCCCATGCTATGGGGAACATTCCACTGTTTCTGCATGAATGGGATGTCGATTTCGCTGTATGGTGCAGCTACAAGTATCTCAACAGTGGAGCGGGATCGGTAGCTGGCTGTTTCATTCATGAACGACATGTCCGGAACACCAGTTTGCATCGTTTCGCTGGTTGGTGGGGCCATGATAAATCGACACGTTTCCAGATGGGCTCGGAGTTTCATGCCATGCCTACTGCGGAAGGCTGGCAACTGTCCAACCCTCCCATTCTGTCGCTTGCAGCCATGCGTGCATCGCTCGATCTGTTTCGCGAAGCGGGTGGCTTGAGCGCCTTGCGAAAAAAGTCGGAACTGTTGACTGGCTACCTGGAATATCTGCTGAAGCTGGAATGTGGAGATCGTGTGCAGATCATCACGCCACATGATGCGAATCATCGAGGATGCCAACTGTCATTGAGCATTCGCAGTGGCCAGTATTCTGGCAAAGAGGTACATCAGCGGCTTGAGCAGGCTGGTGTAGCCTGCGATTGGCGAGAGCCGAATGTCATGCGCGTGGCGCCCGTGCCCCTTTATAACACCTTTACGGAAGTCTATCGTTTTGTTCATCTTCTGAAGACATGGCTATGA